One Natator depressus isolate rNatDep1 chromosome 3, rNatDep2.hap1, whole genome shotgun sequence DNA segment encodes these proteins:
- the FBXO48 gene encoding F-box only protein 48, whose protein sequence is MQKASKKNKQAVASCKELTIRPPAKKKEESREDFVTLLPPEVSFKIFSELDIQSLCKAAMTCKSWNRAIENSDYLWKHHCLTVRAVCQREIDCDRGNGYSWKVALLRNYWKSKVKHEWLSGKYSNIHSRCGLPEKSMYPMDADTWGEILEAELER, encoded by the exons ATGCAGAAAGCCTCAAAGAAGAACAAACAGGCAGTTGCTTCATGTAAAGAACTGACCATCCGTCCACCAgccaagaaaaaagaagaaagtcgGGAGGACTTTGTGACGCTGCTGCCTCCAGAAGtcagttttaaaattttcagtgaattggATATTCAGAGCTTATGCAAAGCTGCAATGACATGCAAGAGCTGGAATCGTGCAATTGAGAACAGTGACTATTTGTGGAAACACCACTGTTTAACTGTAAGAGCTGTCTGTCAGCGAGAGATAGACTGTGATAGAGGAAATGGATATTCATGGAAG GTCGCTCTGCTGAGAAACTACTGGAAGAGCAAAGTGAAGCATGAATGGCTGAGTGGAAAATATAGCAACATTCACTCACGCTGTGGCTTACCAGAAAAAAGCATGTATCCCATGGATGCTGATACATGGGGAGAAATACTGGAAGCAGAACTGGAAAGATAA